A genome region from Coffea arabica cultivar ET-39 chromosome 7e, Coffea Arabica ET-39 HiFi, whole genome shotgun sequence includes the following:
- the LOC113701866 gene encoding exosome complex exonuclease RRP44 homolog A isoform X1 yields the protein MLKSKTFVRKTRQGAIRKEVREHYLRDDIYCGAPFCKVCDVSGARLSDSASTLLILDTNVVLNQIDLLENPAIDDVVVLSVVLQEVKNKNIGIYNRLRALCSNSSRKFFVFSNEHHRDTYVKEMAGETPNDRNDRAIRVATHWYQSHLGNVVRILLLTNDRENKRKALEEGILADTVESYVKTLGQPELLDLIVQPSSEDVNMEDVEDLRPSKRKVIYTEHKPMSEITSGLLRGIYHQGKLRVNRYNPFEAYVGSESIGDEIIIYGRANMNRAFDGDVVAVELLPQDQWQEEASIAITNEEDDEEDVHLPPSSSDDAPRATNLVQGSAGVSGSVPSRPCGRVVGIIKRNWHSYCGSVEPMPMPAGSGGVAHALFVSKDRRIPKIRVQTRQLGNLLDKRIVVAVDKWDILSRYPSGHYVRTIGVIGDRDTESEVVLLENDVEFKPFSSQVLACLPALPWSASSEDLANPIRQDLRQLRVFSVDPPGCKDIDDALHCTALPDGNFEVGVHIADVTNFVHSGTPLDDEAAKRGTSVYLVERRIDMLPKPLTEDICSLRADVERLAFSVIWEMTPQAEIISTKYTKSAIKSCAALSYVEAQARMDDSRLVDPLTTDLRNMNALAKIMRQRRIDRGALTLASAEVKFQIDTETHDPLDIGMYQIREANQMVEEFMLAANVSVAEKILKHFPLCSLLRRHPTPTKEMLEPLIRTASAVGLQLDVSSSKALADSLDSAVGGDPYFNKLIRILATRCMSQAVYFCSGELSPPEFYHYGLAAPLYTHFTSPIRRYADVIVHRLLAASLGIYRLPDVLQDKAQLTSVSDNLNYRHRNAQMAGRASVELHTLIYFRNRPTDTEARIVKIRANGFIVFVPKYGIEGPVHLSKEGEWLVDEQQQRVRKSDNSVHYGVLQTVKIHMEVVEPQPHRPKLQLTLINDTDITIM from the exons ATGCTTAAGAGCAAGACCTTTGTCCGAAAAACTAGACAAGGAGCAATTCGCAAG GAAGTCAGGGAGCACTATCTGAGAGATGATATATATTGCGGCGCGCCATTTTGCAAAGTATGTGACGTTTCCGGTGCTCGCTTGAGTGACTCTGCCTCCACACTTCTCATTCTCGACACCAATGTTGTACTTAATCAA ATTGATTTGTTGGAGAATCCAGCGATTGATGATGTGGTTGTGCTGTCGGTGGTGTTACAAGAGGTTAAGAATAAGAATATTGGTATATATAATCGCCTTAGGGCTCTCTGCAGTAACTCTTCCAGGAAATTCTTTGTTTTCTCCAATGAACACCACag GGATACATATGTGAAAGAGATGGCTGGTGAAACTCCAAATGATCGGAATGACAGAG CAATCCGAGTTGCAACACATTGGTATCAGAGTCACCTCGGTAATGTTGTTCGTATCTTACTACTCACAAATGACCGGGAGAATAAAAGGAAAGCATTGGAGGAGGGAATTTTGGCAGATACAG TTGAATCATACGTGAAGACACTTGGCCAGCCAGAGTTGCTAGACCTGATTGTTCAGCCTTCATCTGAGGATGTTAACATGGAAGATGTGGAGGATCTGAGACCTTCAAAGAGAAAAGTCATCTACACTGAG CACAAGCCCATGTCAGAGATTACTTCTGGCTTGCTTCGAGGGATATATCATCAAGGAAAACTTCGTGTTAACCGTTACAATCCATTTGAAGCGTACGTTGGAAGTGAAAGCATTGGTGATGAAATAATTATCTATGGGCGTGCAAATATGAATCGAGCTTTTGATGGGGATGTTGTGGCTGTGGAACTTTTGCCTCAAGATCAATGGCAAGAGGAGGCATCCATAGCAATAACTAATGAAG agGATGATGAGGAAGACGTTCATCTACCCCCAAGTAGTTCCGATGATGCTCCTAGAGCCACAAATCTTGTGCAAGGATCAGCTGGGGTCTCAGGTTCTGTGCCATCCCGTCCTTGTGGACGTGTTGTTGGTATTATAAAACGGAACTGGCATTC ATATTGTGGTTCGGTGGAGCCAATGCCTATGCCAGCAGGCAGTGGTGGTGTTGCCCATGCTTTATTTGTATCTAAAGACCGTAGAATTCCTAAAATCCGTGTACAAACGCGTCAGCTGGGGAACCTTTTGGACAAGAGGATCGTTGTTGCTGTTGATAAATGGGATATTTTGTCTCGATACCCATCTGGTCATTATGTGAGGACAATAGGAGTAATAGGGGACAGAGATACTGAAAGTGAG GTTGTGCTGTTAGAGAATGATGTAGAATTCAAACCATTTTCCTCTCAAGTTTTAGCATGCTTGCCAGCGTTGCCTTGGTCTGCGTCTAGTGAAGATCTTGCCAATCCTATCAGGCAGGATTTGCGACAACTCCGTGTATTTAGTGTGGACCCTCCAG GATGCAAGGATATTGATGATGCATTGCACTGTACAGCTCTTCCTGATGGAAATTTTGAAGTGGGAGTTC ATATTGCTGATGTCACAAACTTTGTTCACTCTGGAACACCACTTGATGATGAGGCTGCAAAAAGGGGTACCTCAGTCTACCTTGTTGAGCGCCGAATTGACATGCTCCCTAAACCCCTAACAGAAG ATATATGTTCACTCCGAGCTGATGTTGAGAGATTAGCCTTCTCTGTGATTTGG GAAATGACTCCTCAAGCAGAGATTATTTCCACGAAGTACACAAAAAGTGCAATAAAATCATGTGCAGCTTTGTCATACGTTGAAGCTCAAGCAAGGATGGATGACAG TCGACTGGTGGATCCATTAACTACTGATTTGCGAAATATGAATGCTTTAGCGAAG ATCATGAGGCAGAGACGTATTGATAGAGGGGCGCTTACTCTTGCTTCTGCTGAagtcaaatttcaaattgatACTGAAACTCATGATCCCCTTGATATTG GAATGTATCAAATAAGAGAAGCAAATCAAATGGTTGAGGAGTTTATGCTTGCAGCTAATGTTTCAGTTGCTGAAAAAATTCTCAAACATTTTCCCCTGTGCTCATTACTGAG ACGACATCCTACCCCTACAAAAGAGATGCTTGAACCTTTAATTCGAACAGCTTCAGCTGTTGGTCTCCAATTGGATGTGTCATCCTCAAAAGCACTTGCTGATTCGCTTGATAGTGCTGTG GGTGGTGACCCTTACTTTAATAAGCTGATTCGTATTCTGGCAACTAGATGCATGTCCCAG GCAGTCTACTTTTGTAGTGGAGAGCTCAGTCCTCCAGAATTTTATCACTATGGTCTTGCGGCACCTCTGTACACTCATTTCACCTCTCCCATTAGAAGATATGCAG ATGTGATTGTACACAGGTTGCTTGCTGCATCCTTGGGAATATATAGGCTTCCTGATGTACTGCAGGACAAAGCTCAGCTTACAAGTGTTTCTGACA ATCTAAATTATCGGCATAGGAATGCACAAATGGCTGGTCGGGCCTCAGTTGAGCTTCATACTCTCATATATTTCAGGAATAG GCCGACAGATACTGAGGCCAGAATAGTGAAAATACGAGCAAATGGTTTCATAGTTTTTGTGCCCAA GTACGGTATTGAAGGGCCAGTTCATTTGAGCAAGGAGGGAGAATGGTTGGTTGATGAACAGCAGCAGAGGGTTAGAAAAAGTGACAATAGTGTTCACTATGGCGTTCTTCAAACAGTGAAGATTCATATGGAGGTTGTGGAGCCCCAACCCCACCGGCCGAAACTCCAACTAACCTTAATTAACGATACAGATATTACGATAATGTGA
- the LOC113701866 gene encoding exosome complex exonuclease RRP44 homolog A isoform X2 codes for MLKSKTFVRKTRQGAIRKEVREHYLRDDIYCGAPFCKVCDVSGARLSDSASTLLILDTNIDLLENPAIDDVVVLSVVLQEVKNKNIGIYNRLRALCSNSSRKFFVFSNEHHRDTYVKEMAGETPNDRNDRAIRVATHWYQSHLGNVVRILLLTNDRENKRKALEEGILADTVESYVKTLGQPELLDLIVQPSSEDVNMEDVEDLRPSKRKVIYTEHKPMSEITSGLLRGIYHQGKLRVNRYNPFEAYVGSESIGDEIIIYGRANMNRAFDGDVVAVELLPQDQWQEEASIAITNEEDDEEDVHLPPSSSDDAPRATNLVQGSAGVSGSVPSRPCGRVVGIIKRNWHSYCGSVEPMPMPAGSGGVAHALFVSKDRRIPKIRVQTRQLGNLLDKRIVVAVDKWDILSRYPSGHYVRTIGVIGDRDTESEVVLLENDVEFKPFSSQVLACLPALPWSASSEDLANPIRQDLRQLRVFSVDPPGCKDIDDALHCTALPDGNFEVGVHIADVTNFVHSGTPLDDEAAKRGTSVYLVERRIDMLPKPLTEDICSLRADVERLAFSVIWEMTPQAEIISTKYTKSAIKSCAALSYVEAQARMDDSRLVDPLTTDLRNMNALAKIMRQRRIDRGALTLASAEVKFQIDTETHDPLDIGMYQIREANQMVEEFMLAANVSVAEKILKHFPLCSLLRRHPTPTKEMLEPLIRTASAVGLQLDVSSSKALADSLDSAVGGDPYFNKLIRILATRCMSQAVYFCSGELSPPEFYHYGLAAPLYTHFTSPIRRYADVIVHRLLAASLGIYRLPDVLQDKAQLTSVSDNLNYRHRNAQMAGRASVELHTLIYFRNRPTDTEARIVKIRANGFIVFVPKYGIEGPVHLSKEGEWLVDEQQQRVRKSDNSVHYGVLQTVKIHMEVVEPQPHRPKLQLTLINDTDITIM; via the exons ATGCTTAAGAGCAAGACCTTTGTCCGAAAAACTAGACAAGGAGCAATTCGCAAG GAAGTCAGGGAGCACTATCTGAGAGATGATATATATTGCGGCGCGCCATTTTGCAAAGTATGTGACGTTTCCGGTGCTCGCTTGAGTGACTCTGCCTCCACACTTCTCATTCTCGACACCAAT ATTGATTTGTTGGAGAATCCAGCGATTGATGATGTGGTTGTGCTGTCGGTGGTGTTACAAGAGGTTAAGAATAAGAATATTGGTATATATAATCGCCTTAGGGCTCTCTGCAGTAACTCTTCCAGGAAATTCTTTGTTTTCTCCAATGAACACCACag GGATACATATGTGAAAGAGATGGCTGGTGAAACTCCAAATGATCGGAATGACAGAG CAATCCGAGTTGCAACACATTGGTATCAGAGTCACCTCGGTAATGTTGTTCGTATCTTACTACTCACAAATGACCGGGAGAATAAAAGGAAAGCATTGGAGGAGGGAATTTTGGCAGATACAG TTGAATCATACGTGAAGACACTTGGCCAGCCAGAGTTGCTAGACCTGATTGTTCAGCCTTCATCTGAGGATGTTAACATGGAAGATGTGGAGGATCTGAGACCTTCAAAGAGAAAAGTCATCTACACTGAG CACAAGCCCATGTCAGAGATTACTTCTGGCTTGCTTCGAGGGATATATCATCAAGGAAAACTTCGTGTTAACCGTTACAATCCATTTGAAGCGTACGTTGGAAGTGAAAGCATTGGTGATGAAATAATTATCTATGGGCGTGCAAATATGAATCGAGCTTTTGATGGGGATGTTGTGGCTGTGGAACTTTTGCCTCAAGATCAATGGCAAGAGGAGGCATCCATAGCAATAACTAATGAAG agGATGATGAGGAAGACGTTCATCTACCCCCAAGTAGTTCCGATGATGCTCCTAGAGCCACAAATCTTGTGCAAGGATCAGCTGGGGTCTCAGGTTCTGTGCCATCCCGTCCTTGTGGACGTGTTGTTGGTATTATAAAACGGAACTGGCATTC ATATTGTGGTTCGGTGGAGCCAATGCCTATGCCAGCAGGCAGTGGTGGTGTTGCCCATGCTTTATTTGTATCTAAAGACCGTAGAATTCCTAAAATCCGTGTACAAACGCGTCAGCTGGGGAACCTTTTGGACAAGAGGATCGTTGTTGCTGTTGATAAATGGGATATTTTGTCTCGATACCCATCTGGTCATTATGTGAGGACAATAGGAGTAATAGGGGACAGAGATACTGAAAGTGAG GTTGTGCTGTTAGAGAATGATGTAGAATTCAAACCATTTTCCTCTCAAGTTTTAGCATGCTTGCCAGCGTTGCCTTGGTCTGCGTCTAGTGAAGATCTTGCCAATCCTATCAGGCAGGATTTGCGACAACTCCGTGTATTTAGTGTGGACCCTCCAG GATGCAAGGATATTGATGATGCATTGCACTGTACAGCTCTTCCTGATGGAAATTTTGAAGTGGGAGTTC ATATTGCTGATGTCACAAACTTTGTTCACTCTGGAACACCACTTGATGATGAGGCTGCAAAAAGGGGTACCTCAGTCTACCTTGTTGAGCGCCGAATTGACATGCTCCCTAAACCCCTAACAGAAG ATATATGTTCACTCCGAGCTGATGTTGAGAGATTAGCCTTCTCTGTGATTTGG GAAATGACTCCTCAAGCAGAGATTATTTCCACGAAGTACACAAAAAGTGCAATAAAATCATGTGCAGCTTTGTCATACGTTGAAGCTCAAGCAAGGATGGATGACAG TCGACTGGTGGATCCATTAACTACTGATTTGCGAAATATGAATGCTTTAGCGAAG ATCATGAGGCAGAGACGTATTGATAGAGGGGCGCTTACTCTTGCTTCTGCTGAagtcaaatttcaaattgatACTGAAACTCATGATCCCCTTGATATTG GAATGTATCAAATAAGAGAAGCAAATCAAATGGTTGAGGAGTTTATGCTTGCAGCTAATGTTTCAGTTGCTGAAAAAATTCTCAAACATTTTCCCCTGTGCTCATTACTGAG ACGACATCCTACCCCTACAAAAGAGATGCTTGAACCTTTAATTCGAACAGCTTCAGCTGTTGGTCTCCAATTGGATGTGTCATCCTCAAAAGCACTTGCTGATTCGCTTGATAGTGCTGTG GGTGGTGACCCTTACTTTAATAAGCTGATTCGTATTCTGGCAACTAGATGCATGTCCCAG GCAGTCTACTTTTGTAGTGGAGAGCTCAGTCCTCCAGAATTTTATCACTATGGTCTTGCGGCACCTCTGTACACTCATTTCACCTCTCCCATTAGAAGATATGCAG ATGTGATTGTACACAGGTTGCTTGCTGCATCCTTGGGAATATATAGGCTTCCTGATGTACTGCAGGACAAAGCTCAGCTTACAAGTGTTTCTGACA ATCTAAATTATCGGCATAGGAATGCACAAATGGCTGGTCGGGCCTCAGTTGAGCTTCATACTCTCATATATTTCAGGAATAG GCCGACAGATACTGAGGCCAGAATAGTGAAAATACGAGCAAATGGTTTCATAGTTTTTGTGCCCAA GTACGGTATTGAAGGGCCAGTTCATTTGAGCAAGGAGGGAGAATGGTTGGTTGATGAACAGCAGCAGAGGGTTAGAAAAAGTGACAATAGTGTTCACTATGGCGTTCTTCAAACAGTGAAGATTCATATGGAGGTTGTGGAGCCCCAACCCCACCGGCCGAAACTCCAACTAACCTTAATTAACGATACAGATATTACGATAATGTGA